GGCAAAAAAGAAAACGTGAGACAGATCTTTTAGGTGCAGAAACAATAGAGTCAATTAAAGAGTTATGGCCAAAGTGATGATAAATGCTTTGTGTAGTTGTCTTTAGGAAGTGTTCTTCATCCTCTCTCAACAAGAAAAAATTTCACACCATTATACATTCATCATCTTAAAAGGGTACTAAAGATGGGTGGATCAATGTTCTGTTTCTCGTAGATTATTATTAAGTCAGGATTTTGCACAAGAACCCTCGGAAACTATAGACATTAtcaaaagttaatatatacatttatgtGATTAAGACCTTTGGAGCAtctcttgtttgattttctATGATTAAATTGTATTGGtcgattcttttgtttctattaatttcagaaaacaaatgagaaatGGGAAAACATTAAAGACCTTTTTTGTCTTCATTCCATCAAAACTCGAATGTCAGTCTAGTTTCCCCAACGGTACGCACTCTTTTGATAATTAATCGCACATTTGCTAAATTCACTGAAAAATTCTAAAGGAATTCTAAACACAGTGCAATGTCAGCATCGAATGTCTCTCTCAGAGATTCCCGTATCAATTGCAgtgtaagaagaaaagaagatgagaaagcATGTGAATATGTTAGAAAACatctatttaatatatatattccttacaCAGACAAGGAACCATCGAAGGTTTCACTTTCACTTTAAgacatatatagatagatagttgCAACATTTACTAACATGGTCCAACTTCACATTTAGGTAATAAGTCATAACAATAATAATCTTCAAACCCTTCCAACATTTACTAAACGTCTCCATCTTTCAGACTCTTCTCGTCCATCTAAGAAGAACACATCACTTACCATTTTtggacaaaacaacaaataaaacttcATTAAATCCTTCTAGTCTTATTTATTACTCACACATGGGTTTTGGTTGCAGTTCTTCAGAGGCAAGAACTCTTAGTAGAAACAGTAGTCGCAACACGCTTGGTTTGCATTcgcattcttcttctctttaaacCAGCTGGTTTTCTCTTGGTTCTCCAGAACCGGGAAGAGATTTAAAGTTCGGATCTCCCTCGTTTCAACTTCTCCTCCTGGTTCTTCTTGAGTTACCGACGACGAAGTAACAAGATTTCTCCACGTGATGTCTTTACCACCCTCGGATGCCCTCTCTGATTCTTTTGTCCTCCCATAATCTTCATTATTAGCATTGTCGTCTTTATTGTAACTCGCCGGAACTAATTCACGCTGGGcagaaattacaaaacaatataactCTTCTCAagataattaacaaatatatttgaaatttaagtCAATGATAAATATTTAACCGAGATGGGAttacatttatgtttttttctttttggtagccTAAAAcgtgtttatttgtttgcataTACACATAATCACAcatacattaatatatataaacctaaataaattaataagataccTGTGGCTGTGGGTCTGTTTGCGGAAAAGATAAGCAGCTCTTTGTCCGATCAACTCGATAACCACCTGTTAATTGCCACGTTATATAACTCCTCAACTAGCATGCACAACGACTTATAAGTAATTTTCCATCAAATTCTAAGTAGACAAACATTAGCTTTAGTTGTATATATACGTTAATTTAACCcccaaaaaataatcaaaactgTTTATCCTAAAAATCTATATAGTACCTGATGATGAATCCTTGACGTCTTGATGTGGTTCACGAACATTGTTAGTAGCAACTCCTTCACGACGGCGTcgtttttgtctctctctagCCTTATGATTCTGAAACCAATAGAACACATTCTTCCCTTCGATTCTGCCATATTTACGGAGCTTGGATGCTATCTTTTGGATCTGTTCTGTCGTCGGCGTCCGTGTTCCGCTCCTGTAAACCTCTTCTAGCGTCGTGATCTGCTCGGGTGTTGGATTCCATCTCGAAGTCGTCGCCGCCACAGAAATGTTACTTTTACCGTCGTCGTGTT
The sequence above is drawn from the Camelina sativa cultivar DH55 chromosome 4, Cs, whole genome shotgun sequence genome and encodes:
- the LOC104779461 gene encoding WUSCHEL-related homeobox 6-like, which encodes MGYVSDNNLVNYFPLSTNTTTQPHHLLITHCEINGNDHHQLVPASSGEHDDGKSNISVAATTSRWNPTPEQITTLEEVYRSGTRTPTTEQIQKIASKLRKYGRIEGKNVFYWFQNHKARERQKRRRREGVATNNVREPHQDVKDSSSGGYRVDRTKSCLSFPQTDPQPQRELVPASYNKDDNANNEDYGRTKESERASEGGKDITWRNLVTSSSVTQEEPGGEVETREIRTLNLFPVLENQEKTSWFKEKKNANANQACCDYCFY